The Saprospiraceae bacterium genome includes the window TTTTTCTCTGGAAAATGGACGGCATTTTTCAAAGCCAGGAAGAAATTGCTGCGGCTGCTTTCCAAACGGATGATACGCGCCCTGGTGATATTCGATTCGCGGATTTAAATGGGGATATGGTGATTAATGACAAAGACCGCGGTCATTTTGGCAATCCCTTCCCCGAGTTTATGTATGGACTGAATGTGACCTTGCGTTATGGAAACTTCGATTTGTTCGTCATGGGACAGGGCATTCAGGGCAATGACATCTATTTCCTTTACGGAGGTTTTGCTTACGACGCGCCTGCCAGGGGATTCAATTCTTACGCAGAAATTCTAGATCGCTGGACGCCTGAAAATCCAAATACAAGCATTCCCAAAGTAAGCATAGATGACCGCAATGGCAATGGCCGAATTTCTACGCGTTGGTTAGAAAACGGATCCTATTTCCGTGTGCGAAACATTACACTTGGCTATGATATAAAAGGGCTGTTAAAACGAGAAGAGATCAGCAGTATGCGGTTTTATTTCTCGGTACAAAATGCCTTCACCTTTACAAAATACCCTGGATTAGATCCTGAAATTCAGGCCAATACCAATGATACACAAGGCATTAATATTGCCTCCGATTTAGCCGTCGGCATCGATTGGGGAACGGTTCCTGCTCCCCGCACTTTCCTGTTTGGTTTGCGAACAGTTTTTTAGAACATCCAAAATAAGACGATGAAATCTATCCAATCCTACCTGATGGCTGCCTTTTTGCTTCTTGTTTCATGTCAAGGCATCCTGGACAAAGAACCGCTGGGCATTCTGGATGCTGGTTCGTTTTTGCAAAGTTCAGCGGATGCGGTTCAGGCCGTCAATGCGGCCTACGAGGGCCTGCTTTTTAATAACAGTAATAATAATTTCTACTGGGCTTTCGCTGAGGTTTGCGCTGATGAAGCCATTGCTGGCGGAGACGGCTCCCGGGCGGGAATTGTCGAGTTGGACGCCTTCACCTTCACCCCACGAACCCAGGAATTTAATGCCTTTTGGGTAGTCAACTACAATGGCATTTCACAATGTAATACCGTCATTGAAGGTGTTCCGAAAATAGAAATGGAGGAGACCCTGAAAAACAGGGTCCTTGCCGAAGCCTATTTTTTACGCGCCTACTACTATTTTATGTTGACGCAAGTTTTTGGTGATGTGCCGCTTTTTACCCAAATAGCGCCTCCCGATGAGTTGAAAATCCCTAAAACAGGCAGGTCCGAGATATATGCCCAAATGATAGCCGATTGCGACCAGGCCGCCGCTTGGCTGCCCCTCGATTACCCCGAATCGCAGCAAGGCAGAGCAACCCAAGGCAGTGCCTATGCCCTGGCTGCAAAAACTTCGCTTTATGCCAAAAATTGGGATAAGGTATTGGAATACATCCAAAAGGTCAAAAGCCTGAATCAATACGCTCTCGTGGAGGATTACCAGGACAATTTCAAGGAAGAAACCCAAAACAACAGCGAGTCGGTCTGGGAAATTCAGCATGCCAATTTGGAGTTGGGGGTAGGTAATTTCTTGAACCAATGGTGGCGGTCTAAAAAAATAGGCGGCTATGGCTTTGCAGAAGTAACCGAGGTTTTTTTCAACGCTTTTGAGCTAGGCGATCCGCGCCTTAGGTTCACCGTGGCGCAAAATAACGATGACTATTTCGGATACATTTACAAGCGTTCGTACTCCTCGACCGGTTATGGGGTGAAGAAATATTTGCAGCGGGATTCGGCAGTCACCCAAGTATCGGACGGGAGTATCAATTATACCGCTATTCGCTATGCAGAAGTATTGTTATGGCAAGCAGAAGCTTTGGCAGAATTGGGGCGCGTGCAGGAAGCGCAAGTACCGCTGGAGGAAGTCAGGGCGCGCGCGCGAGCCCAAGCTGATGATCCCGAAACCGCCCTGCCACCGGTTTTGACAACGGATAAGAATGAAATGATTGCGGCCATTCGCCACGAGCGCCAAGTAGAACTAGGCTTTGAAATGCATCGGTTTTTCGACTTGGTTCGCTGGGGGATTGCCGCCGATCTGATACCGGAATTTAAGGTTGGAAAACATGAGGTTTTTCCTCTTCCGCAAACGGAAATTGATTTGAATCCAGCACTGAGACAGAATGATGGGTATTGAATTAACTGGACTTTTGACATTCGCTGATGGGAAATGGGAAGTCGGAAGTGGGAAAGGCTTAGGAGCGCAATTTTCCGACATCCCATTTCTCGCTTAGAAAAGGGAGGATTACCAAAACCGGCAAAAGTCCAAGAATTAAACCCAAGTACAAATATTAAAAATAGATGGCCAAACACTATTACTTATTACCGCTTATCTCATTGTTTTTCCTGACTGGCGCAGTGGCGCAAGTCAGCCAAATTGACATTAATCGGATAGCATTGATGCCCAATGAACCCACACCTTTTAATGTGCGCAATTGGGCAGAAGTGGCGATGAAATACGACTCTTTTATTTATGACCTCGACAAAACCGGGCAGTATTTGCCAACGGTTTCCATCCTTTCTTCAGGTGTGAATTATCCCGAGGCCCCAACTTTCGGTCTGCATAGCTACATTGGCACCACCAGTCCAAATGGAAGGGAAGCCATCAATATCTTGCCTTCTTTGGTGGGCGCAAGTTTGGTTGGAATTGATAAAACCGACCAATTTGGCAGAAACTGGGTGAAAATGAGCCAGGATTTTTTTAATAAATCCAATGGCCAATTCATTTACAACAACAATGCAGGCGGGCGCAGCGGTAGCGACTGGTGGTATGACCTGATGCCGAATATCTATTTTTATCAATTGAATGATTTGTATCCGAATTTGGGTAGCGAAGCCGACTTCCAATTCCTTTCCATCGCCAATCAATTTACGGCTGCCGTCCGGGCCATGGGCGGCAAGGACACGCCCTGGGAAAAGGCATATATGAATTACCGTGCCTGGGATTTTTTGGACATGAAACCCAATGCGGACGGAGCAAAAGAACCCGAGGCGGCAGGGGCTTACGCCTGGATTTTATACCACGCCTGGAAGCAAACCCAAAACAAAACCTACCTCAAAGCGGCAGAGTGGAGCATGGAGTTCCTGAATGATTGGACCTCCAATCCTTCTTACGAGCTGCAATTGCCCTATGGCATTTATGTAGCCGCTAAAATGAACGCCGAATTGAATACGGATTATGATATTGAAAAAATGATCAATTGGTCCTTTGACCGGGGGGCGATTCGCGACTGGGGAGCAGTGGTCGGCAAATGGGGCGGCTTCGATGTCCACGGATTGATCGGAGAAGCCAATGACAATGGCAACGATTATGCCTTTCAAATGAACGGTTTACACCAAGCGGCTGTGCTGGCACCAATGGTTCGATATGATAAACGTTTTGCCCGTGCCATCGGAAAATGGATACTCAATCTGAGCAATGCCAATCGGCTTTTCTATCCAGGCTTTTTACCGAGTTTCTTACAGGACGCCTCCGATTGGTCGAGCCAAAACGATCCCGATCGGGTTGTCGGCTACGAAGCCCTCCGGGAGCAATGGGAAGGCCAATCTCCCTTCTCCACTGGCGATGCACTAGGTGGCCAATGGGCCGCGACGAACCTGGCCTTGTACGGGACTTCCTCGATTGGCTATTTGGGGGCAATTGTAGCAAAAACGAACGATCCGAAAATTCTCAAAATTGATTTATTAAAAACGGATTTTTATAAGGAAGCAGCTTACCCAACTTACTTGCTTTT containing:
- a CDS encoding RagB/SusD family nutrient uptake outer membrane protein, with amino-acid sequence MKSIQSYLMAAFLLLVSCQGILDKEPLGILDAGSFLQSSADAVQAVNAAYEGLLFNNSNNNFYWAFAEVCADEAIAGGDGSRAGIVELDAFTFTPRTQEFNAFWVVNYNGISQCNTVIEGVPKIEMEETLKNRVLAEAYFLRAYYYFMLTQVFGDVPLFTQIAPPDELKIPKTGRSEIYAQMIADCDQAAAWLPLDYPESQQGRATQGSAYALAAKTSLYAKNWDKVLEYIQKVKSLNQYALVEDYQDNFKEETQNNSESVWEIQHANLELGVGNFLNQWWRSKKIGGYGFAEVTEVFFNAFELGDPRLRFTVAQNNDDYFGYIYKRSYSSTGYGVKKYLQRDSAVTQVSDGSINYTAIRYAEVLLWQAEALAELGRVQEAQVPLEEVRARARAQADDPETALPPVLTTDKNEMIAAIRHERQVELGFEMHRFFDLVRWGIAADLIPEFKVGKHEVFPLPQTEIDLNPALRQNDGY